The sequence TATGCAGCCCCTCGGGGAACGAACGCACCAATTCGGATAGCTGCACAATATCAAGCACCCGCCATACTTCCTCTTCGCCGATATCGCGGCCCAGTGTGACGTTGGTATACATGGATTCGGCCAGCACCACCGGATCCTGCTGCACCATGGCGACATTCTGGCGCAATACCTGATGCGACAAGGTTTGCAGCGGACGTCCATCCAGACGAATTTCGCCTTTATCCGGCGAATAATACCCCATCAGCAGATTGGCCAGGGTGCTTTTGCCGCTGCCGGTATGCCCTACCAGCGCCACGAACCCCCGCGCGGGGATAGTCAGGGAAATATGTTGCAAGACGTTTTTGCCGCTACCATAAGAGAAGGAGACGTCGTCGATCTCCACGCCCCCCTGAGTAAGCATACGCCCATCGCCGCCGTAGCCTTGCTTCACGCCGTCCATCAGCTCAAAGATGCGCTCGCCGGCCACCACCGCCTGCTGCAGCATGGACTGCTGAGTGGTCAGTTCAATTAGCGGTTCATTTAGACGCCCCAGGTAATTGATAAACGCATACAGCACGCCGACGCCGACCGATCCCACGGCGCTAAAACCAAATTGCAGTAACAGACCGCATAGCACCATGGCGGAAAACAGGCTGAGCAACGGGCGTAACAGGAACCCGTCAAGGCGCAGCGTCTGCATGCGCGCCCGATAATGCTCCCGGCTGGCGCCGCCCAGCCGTTCGCCAAATCGGGCCTGCTGGCGAAATTGCTGAATCACGCCCATGCCGTTGATAACTTCATTGAAGCCGTCGTTGATATCCGCCAGATGGCTGCGTACCCGACGCACAATCGGCGTACTGTAACGCTGATAGATCAGCATAACGATCAGCACCGCCGGGAAAATAGTCAGGGCCACCAGCGCCATCCGCCAATCCAGGCTGAACATCGCCACCAGCATGGCGCTAATCAGCGCCGCGCTGCGCAAGGCCGTCGACACCACCATGACGTAAAGATCCTTCACCACCTCGGTGTCGTTGGTGACGCGCGATATCAGCTGACCTACCGGCTGGGTATCAAAAGTACTGAGCGGCTGACGCAACGCCGCATCCATAACGTCGATACGCAGCTGCTGCACCACCCCGACCGCCACCCGGTTAAACAATAGCCGCTGGAAATAGTGCAGCGCCGCCGCCAAAATCTGCAACAGCAGATAAGCCGAGGCCAGTCCCGCCGCCAACGCCAGCGGAAACTCCCCCTGCGCCACCAGATGGTCGATGAAGTAACTCACCAAAACCGGGCCGGAAACCTCGGCGGC comes from Brenneria nigrifluens DSM 30175 = ATCC 13028 and encodes:
- a CDS encoding SmdB family multidrug efflux ABC transporter permease/ATP-binding protein, with amino-acid sequence MNSPRKLWPTLKRLLAYGSPWRKPLAQGVVMLWVAAAAEVSGPVLVSYFIDHLVAQGEFPLALAAGLASAYLLLQILAAALHYFQRLLFNRVAVGVVQQLRIDVMDAALRQPLSTFDTQPVGQLISRVTNDTEVVKDLYVMVVSTALRSAALISAMLVAMFSLDWRMALVALTIFPAVLIVMLIYQRYSTPIVRRVRSHLADINDGFNEVINGMGVIQQFRQQARFGERLGGASREHYRARMQTLRLDGFLLRPLLSLFSAMVLCGLLLQFGFSAVGSVGVGVLYAFINYLGRLNEPLIELTTQQSMLQQAVVAGERIFELMDGVKQGYGGDGRMLTQGGVEIDDVSFSYGSGKNVLQHISLTIPARGFVALVGHTGSGKSTLANLLMGYYSPDKGEIRLDGRPLQTLSHQVLRQNVAMVQQDPVVLAESMYTNVTLGRDIGEEEVWRVLDIVQLSELVRSFPEGLHTRIGEQGNTLSAGQKQLLAIARVLVQTPRILILDEATANIDSGTEQAVQKALSIIRDQTTLIVIAHRLSTIVEADAIMVLHHGQIVERGTHEQLLRRQGRYYQMYQLQLAGEELAVTLTNESVVVP